A part of Arthrobacter dokdonellae genomic DNA contains:
- a CDS encoding MarR family transcriptional regulator produces MTITALRDTAYMEHDPVRAVARNLCGLIANGQAFRSVRGRELQLGPSDLDALDLLYNDGSMAPKDLSALMGVTSGTMTALLDRVEKAGFLKRERNPNDRRALLIHLTPAGDHAMQWLYEQFDTAVRDSLARVFGLDVAELEKAVSELSKSLELDPEEATPGSRGQPLTHKV; encoded by the coding sequence GTGACGATTACGGCACTGAGGGACACGGCGTACATGGAGCATGACCCGGTCCGCGCTGTGGCGAGGAATCTGTGCGGCCTGATTGCCAATGGTCAAGCATTCCGCAGCGTGCGCGGAAGGGAGCTGCAGCTTGGGCCCAGCGACCTTGACGCCCTCGACCTTTTGTACAACGACGGGTCAATGGCACCGAAGGACCTCTCGGCGCTGATGGGAGTCACCTCCGGAACCATGACGGCCCTGCTGGACCGGGTGGAAAAAGCCGGCTTCCTCAAACGTGAGCGCAATCCTAACGACCGCCGGGCGCTCCTCATCCACCTGACCCCCGCCGGCGACCACGCCATGCAGTGGCTCTACGAACAGTTCGACACCGCCGTCCGTGATTCCCTGGCCAGAGTCTTCGGCCTCGACGTGGCAGAACTGGAAAAAGCCGTGAGCGAACTGAGCAAATCACTAGAATTAGACCCCGAGGAAGCCACACCGGGGAGCCGGGGGCAGCCGTTGACGCACAAGGTCTAG
- a CDS encoding MarR family winged helix-turn-helix transcriptional regulator — protein sequence MLTVAITALSEAADMDGDPVHAVAGSLRDLIASGQTFRSVRGRELQLGPSDLAALDHLYNSGSMAPKDLSALMGVTSGTMTALLDRVEKAGFLKRERNPDDRRALLIQLTPAGVHAMQWLYEQFDAAVRDSLARVPDLDVGGLEKVLDELSQSLGSDTDETVQADHVQPQKPPQTPLLHEV from the coding sequence ATGCTAACTGTGGCGATCACGGCGTTAAGCGAAGCGGCCGACATGGACGGTGATCCCGTCCATGCTGTGGCGGGCAGTCTGCGCGACCTCATTGCCAGCGGGCAAACGTTCCGCAGCGTGCGTGGCAGGGAACTGCAGCTCGGCCCCAGCGACCTCGCCGCCCTCGACCACTTATACAACAGCGGGTCAATGGCACCGAAAGATCTCTCGGCCCTGATGGGAGTCACCTCCGGGACCATGACCGCCTTGCTGGACCGAGTGGAAAAGGCCGGATTCCTCAAACGCGAGCGCAATCCTGACGACCGCCGGGCGCTGCTCATCCAACTCACCCCTGCCGGAGTACATGCCATGCAGTGGCTCTACGAGCAGTTCGATGCCGCCGTCCGTGATTCCCTCGCCAGAGTTCCCGACCTGGACGTCGGCGGTCTGGAAAAGGTCCTGGATGAGCTAAGCCAATCCCTTGGCTCGGACACCGATGAAACCGTGCAGGCAGACCATGTTCAGCCCCAGAAACCCCCTCAGACGCCGCTGCTGCACGAAGTCTAG
- a CDS encoding MarR family winged helix-turn-helix transcriptional regulator, which produces MTTVQEDASGGDPAATLAAALRRLIVMGENFRNLRARELHLGSSDVLALGHLHDGGSMAPKVLSALMGVTSGTMTAMLDRVEKAGFLRREPNPDDRRALLVRLTPAGEHAMQWLNEQFDATVRETLAGLPGMTPDELHHVLSELSGSLERRLVDESSAGHPELR; this is translated from the coding sequence ATGACGACCGTTCAGGAAGACGCCTCCGGGGGCGACCCGGCTGCCACCCTCGCCGCAGCCCTGCGCCGCTTGATCGTCATGGGCGAGAACTTCCGGAACCTGCGTGCCAGAGAGCTGCACCTGGGTTCCAGTGACGTTCTCGCCCTGGGCCACCTCCACGACGGCGGATCAATGGCTCCCAAGGTCCTCTCGGCACTGATGGGGGTCACGTCCGGAACCATGACGGCCATGCTGGACCGGGTCGAGAAAGCGGGCTTCCTCAGGCGCGAGCCCAACCCTGACGACCGCCGGGCACTTCTCGTTCGACTCACCCCTGCCGGAGAGCACGCCATGCAGTGGCTCAACGAACAATTCGATGCCACCGTGCGCGAAACCCTTGCCGGGCTGCCGGGCATGACACCCGACGAGCTCCACCATGTGCTCAGCGAGCTCAGCGGTTCCTTGGAACGCCGGCTGGTGGACGAATCGTCCGCCGGCCATCCAGAACTGCGCTGA
- a CDS encoding Flp family type IVb pilin — protein MVSIIATLHTFGFNLRQRLRREETGATAVEYALLVGLIAVVLVVGITAFGPALSDFFKGLAGKTFNAPVTTPTP, from the coding sequence ATGGTCTCAATCATTGCCACCCTTCACACCTTTGGTTTCAACCTGCGGCAGCGCCTGCGCCGCGAGGAAACCGGTGCCACCGCCGTTGAATACGCCCTCCTTGTGGGCCTGATCGCCGTCGTCCTCGTCGTCGGCATCACTGCATTCGGTCCTGCCTTGAGCGACTTCTTTAAGGGTCTTGCCGGCAAGACCTTCAACGCGCCCGTCACCACACCGACGCCCTAG
- a CDS encoding TadE/TadG family type IV pilus assembly protein — translation MESRTAIRRRLTSRLGSERGAAAVEFALVVPVLLLLLFGIIEFGRVYNAQIELTGAAREGARVMAIGNDPAAARAAAKAGAPSLNPALTDAQLAVVTTGTDPSSCLKAAGAANVSVTVTARYPLTFLTGMFGNTVSITGKAVMQCGG, via the coding sequence ATGGAATCCCGGACGGCCATCCGTCGCCGGCTCACGTCGCGCCTGGGTTCGGAGCGGGGGGCGGCTGCGGTGGAGTTCGCCCTGGTCGTTCCGGTGTTGTTGCTGTTGCTGTTTGGCATCATCGAGTTCGGGCGGGTGTACAACGCCCAGATCGAGCTAACTGGCGCGGCCCGCGAGGGCGCGCGGGTGATGGCCATCGGCAACGACCCGGCCGCCGCCCGGGCCGCCGCGAAGGCGGGCGCCCCGTCCCTGAACCCGGCGCTGACCGATGCGCAGCTCGCGGTCGTCACGACCGGCACGGATCCCTCTTCGTGCCTGAAGGCTGCGGGTGCGGCGAACGTGTCGGTGACCGTCACGGCCAGGTATCCGCTGACGTTCCTGACGGGAATGTTCGGCAACACCGTCTCGATCACCGGAAAGGCCGTCATGCAATGCGGAGGATAA
- a CDS encoding pilus assembly protein TadG-related protein, producing the protein MRRIRALLRRRIGQERGAVAIITALSMVVLLGCAAMVIDAGGIYFERTQLQTGADAAAVAIAQNCAAGNCGDIAATAASFAGKNANDNASSATATVDAAANTVTVNTGTLTAGGQHVLTNAFGSVLGVPTSTVTAHAKASWGSPAAATVFPFTTPRCLYDKTPPGQVLWIKTSTSCTDAAGNVVPGGFGWLDETSPCAAVVDLSAQVGSQPGKSGPPCTMSRIVNTTILIPVYAVASGQGQNATYSISGFAAFHLTDWSWPGSTGKSGTADCGGCTGIKGYFTQLVTLDDAKNWQVTRLGGPALNAFFVYLIQ; encoded by the coding sequence ATGCGGAGGATAAGGGCGCTGCTTCGACGCCGGATCGGCCAGGAGCGTGGGGCGGTGGCGATCATCACCGCCTTGTCCATGGTGGTCCTGCTCGGCTGCGCGGCGATGGTCATCGACGCCGGGGGCATCTACTTCGAACGCACGCAACTCCAAACCGGGGCGGACGCGGCCGCGGTCGCGATCGCCCAAAACTGCGCGGCCGGCAATTGCGGGGACATCGCGGCCACGGCTGCCTCCTTCGCAGGAAAGAACGCCAACGACAATGCCTCCAGCGCCACGGCGACGGTGGATGCCGCCGCCAACACTGTCACTGTGAACACCGGGACCCTGACAGCCGGTGGGCAGCACGTGCTCACCAACGCGTTCGGGTCGGTGCTGGGCGTGCCCACCAGCACGGTCACGGCCCATGCCAAGGCCTCCTGGGGCAGCCCCGCGGCGGCCACGGTGTTTCCTTTCACCACCCCGCGCTGCCTGTATGACAAGACGCCGCCGGGGCAGGTGCTGTGGATCAAGACCAGCACGTCGTGCACGGATGCGGCCGGCAACGTGGTGCCGGGCGGGTTTGGCTGGCTGGATGAAACCAGCCCGTGCGCCGCCGTCGTCGACCTCTCCGCACAGGTCGGAAGCCAGCCGGGCAAAAGCGGTCCGCCCTGCACCATGTCCAGGATCGTGAACACGACGATCCTGATTCCGGTGTACGCGGTCGCCTCCGGCCAGGGGCAGAACGCCACTTACTCGATTTCCGGGTTTGCCGCCTTCCACCTCACCGATTGGAGCTGGCCGGGCAGCACCGGCAAGTCGGGCACCGCCGACTGCGGCGGATGCACCGGCATCAAGGGCTACTTCACCCAACTCGTCACCCTCGACGACGCCAAAAACTGGCAGGTCACCCGGCTTGGGGGTCCGGCCCTGAACGCCTTCTTCGTCTACCTGATTCAGTAG
- the cpaB gene encoding Flp pilus assembly protein CpaB, with amino-acid sequence MKVRIIAAAAAVVLAIVGATVLATYVANADQRALQGARSVQVYTVRVPIPAGTAAEKLPQLAARQSIPANAVAVGAITNLAQIAGKVPSTNLVPGEQLLTSRFVDPAALKEKVPGQVPLPAGMQAVTIQLEPQRVVGGQLAPGDTVGVLFSFPSGSSGSTTGPVVHLELHKVLVLTVQGVPAAAAPATGSGQAGAAPAVPAGSVLVTLARTAPDVEKIVFAAENGKIWLTREPSTASEGGTRELTRDGVFK; translated from the coding sequence GTGAAAGTCCGCATCATCGCCGCAGCGGCCGCCGTCGTCCTTGCCATCGTCGGGGCCACGGTTCTGGCCACCTATGTTGCCAACGCGGACCAGCGTGCCCTGCAGGGCGCGCGGTCCGTGCAGGTGTACACCGTGCGCGTCCCCATCCCGGCCGGCACGGCCGCCGAGAAGCTGCCGCAATTGGCCGCCCGACAAAGCATCCCGGCCAACGCCGTTGCCGTCGGAGCCATCACCAACCTGGCCCAGATCGCCGGGAAGGTCCCCTCCACCAACCTCGTGCCGGGAGAGCAGCTGCTCACCAGCCGTTTCGTTGATCCGGCCGCCCTGAAGGAGAAGGTCCCGGGCCAGGTCCCGCTCCCCGCCGGAATGCAGGCGGTCACCATCCAGCTCGAACCCCAACGGGTGGTCGGCGGGCAGCTTGCACCCGGTGACACCGTTGGCGTGCTCTTTTCCTTCCCGTCCGGCTCCAGCGGTTCCACGACAGGCCCAGTGGTACACCTCGAGCTGCACAAGGTCCTCGTCCTCACCGTCCAGGGCGTCCCCGCCGCCGCAGCTCCCGCGACAGGCAGCGGGCAGGCCGGCGCAGCGCCCGCCGTGCCGGCCGGAAGCGTCCTCGTCACCCTGGCCCGAACGGCCCCGGACGTGGAAAAGATTGTCTTCGCCGCCGAAAACGGCAAAATCTGGCTCACCAGGGAACCTTCGACGGCGTCCGAGGGCGGGACCCGCGAACTGACCAGGGACGGCGTCTTCAAATGA
- a CDS encoding AAA family ATPase: MSRYLLVTTDAAFPRRLAEAATGELAGDIQHWDEAAFPLNPDVLFARQDDAALPEVAILGPGTPVEETLALASALDRSHPGVSVLLVHPAGPDVAMAAMRAGIRDVMAPDAGHSDMTALLHRAVRTAADRRQAFTPVPEPAEAGVKGRVICVLSPKGGAGKTTVATNLAIGLAAAAPHATVLVDLDLQFGDVGNAMQIAPEQSLAEAVRGAATQDTMVLKSYLSPHPTGVYALCAPDSPAAEAEITTADVSHLLDQLASQYRYVVVDTGAGLSDHTLAALDKSTDYVFVAGMDVPSIRGLRKEMDVLKELGMVPAHRHIVLNSADARDGLSMHDVQSTLGHKADVVIPFSRAARLSTNQGLPLLQDKTKDRAAKALRSLVNRFTPAPAPALKRRSKARHRRGTL, translated from the coding sequence ATGAGCCGCTACCTGCTGGTCACCACCGATGCCGCCTTCCCCCGGCGCCTGGCCGAGGCCGCCACCGGCGAGCTGGCCGGAGACATCCAACACTGGGATGAGGCTGCGTTCCCGCTGAACCCGGACGTCCTCTTCGCCCGGCAGGACGATGCCGCACTTCCCGAAGTGGCCATCCTGGGCCCGGGCACGCCGGTCGAGGAGACCCTTGCCCTGGCATCGGCCCTGGACCGTTCCCACCCCGGCGTGAGCGTGCTGCTGGTCCACCCCGCGGGGCCGGACGTGGCGATGGCTGCCATGAGGGCCGGAATCCGCGATGTCATGGCCCCGGACGCCGGGCACTCGGACATGACCGCCCTGCTGCACCGCGCCGTCCGCACCGCCGCCGACCGCCGCCAGGCCTTCACCCCCGTGCCCGAGCCGGCCGAGGCAGGCGTGAAGGGCCGGGTCATTTGCGTACTCTCCCCCAAGGGCGGGGCCGGCAAGACCACCGTCGCGACCAACCTCGCGATCGGCCTGGCGGCCGCGGCCCCGCACGCCACCGTGCTGGTGGACCTGGACCTGCAGTTCGGGGACGTGGGAAACGCCATGCAGATCGCCCCCGAACAGTCCCTGGCCGAAGCCGTCCGCGGTGCCGCGACCCAGGACACGATGGTGCTCAAGTCCTACCTCAGCCCCCACCCCACGGGCGTGTACGCCCTCTGCGCCCCCGACTCGCCGGCGGCGGAGGCCGAGATCACCACCGCCGACGTCTCGCACCTGCTCGACCAGCTCGCCAGCCAATACCGCTACGTCGTCGTCGACACCGGTGCCGGGCTCTCCGACCACACGCTGGCGGCGCTGGACAAGTCCACCGACTACGTGTTTGTCGCCGGCATGGATGTACCCAGCATCCGCGGGCTGCGCAAGGAAATGGACGTCCTCAAGGAACTGGGCATGGTTCCGGCCCACCGGCACATCGTGCTCAACAGCGCGGACGCCCGCGACGGGCTCTCCATGCACGACGTCCAAAGCACCTTGGGCCACAAGGCCGACGTCGTCATCCCCTTCAGCCGGGCCGCCCGGCTCTCCACCAACCAGGGACTGCCGCTGCTGCAGGACAAAACCAAGGACAGGGCGGCCAAGGCCCTGCGCTCCCTGGTCAACCGCTTCACCCCCGCCCCCGCCCCGGCCCTCAAACGCCGCAGCAAAGCCCGCCACCGCAGAGGAACACTGTGA
- a CDS encoding CpaF family protein: MNLAERLAAAHGKPSAPPAVPRTAPALPDAGAQPTPADRAPTAVPASDATTREAGVPAAAPRTRLGGTAVPEQPHDALAKLKQRAGEELFERMGVRLLDASLTEEALYELVQEELVRVVEAEAILLTREERKRLIKEVTDDVIGYGPLQPLLDDNNVTEIMVNGPNMIYAEHKGKLTRTGVRFASEEHLRRVIERIVSKVGRRIDESSPLVDARLADGSRVNAVIPPLAVHGSSLTIRKFSTDPFQVHDLVQFGTLSPEMAELLDACVKGRLNIIVSGGTGTGKTTLLNVLSSFIPADERIVTIEDAVELQLQQDHVVTLESRPSNIEGKGEITIRDLVRNSLRMRPDRIVVGECRGGESLDMLQAMNTGHDGSLSTVHANSPRDAISRLETLVLMAGMDLPLRAVREQIASAVDVIVQLTRLRDGTRRVTHVTEVQGMEGEIVTLQDAFIFDYSAGVDSNGRFLGKPVPTGVRPRFTDRFTELGIELSPQVFGTAPAAGGRR, encoded by the coding sequence GTGAACCTTGCCGAACGCCTCGCCGCCGCGCACGGCAAACCTTCGGCGCCTCCCGCCGTGCCGCGGACGGCGCCTGCCCTGCCCGACGCCGGCGCGCAGCCGACTCCCGCGGACCGGGCACCTACAGCCGTGCCCGCATCCGACGCAACGACACGTGAGGCTGGCGTTCCGGCAGCCGCGCCCCGGACCCGGCTGGGCGGCACCGCCGTCCCCGAACAGCCCCACGATGCCCTGGCCAAGCTGAAGCAGCGCGCCGGCGAGGAACTGTTTGAACGGATGGGGGTGCGGCTTCTGGACGCGTCCCTCACCGAGGAAGCGCTGTACGAACTGGTCCAGGAGGAACTGGTCCGGGTCGTGGAGGCGGAGGCGATCCTGCTCACCCGCGAGGAACGCAAACGCCTCATCAAGGAAGTCACGGACGACGTGATCGGCTACGGGCCCCTCCAGCCGCTGCTCGATGACAATAACGTCACCGAGATCATGGTCAACGGACCCAACATGATCTATGCCGAACATAAGGGCAAACTCACGCGTACGGGCGTGCGCTTCGCCTCGGAGGAGCATCTTCGCCGGGTCATCGAACGCATCGTCTCCAAGGTCGGGCGCCGCATCGACGAGTCCTCCCCCCTGGTGGATGCCCGCCTCGCGGACGGCTCCCGCGTCAACGCCGTCATCCCGCCCCTGGCGGTGCACGGGTCGTCGCTGACCATCCGGAAGTTTTCCACCGACCCGTTCCAGGTCCACGACCTGGTCCAGTTCGGCACCCTCTCCCCCGAAATGGCCGAGCTCCTCGACGCCTGCGTCAAGGGCCGCCTGAACATCATCGTCTCGGGCGGCACGGGAACCGGCAAGACGACCCTGCTGAACGTCCTCTCCTCCTTCATCCCCGCCGACGAACGCATCGTCACCATCGAGGACGCGGTGGAACTCCAGCTCCAGCAGGACCACGTGGTGACCCTGGAAAGCCGGCCCTCCAACATCGAAGGCAAGGGCGAAATCACCATCCGCGACCTGGTCCGCAACTCGCTGCGCATGCGCCCGGACCGCATCGTCGTCGGGGAGTGCCGCGGCGGGGAAAGCTTGGACATGCTCCAAGCCATGAACACCGGCCATGACGGCTCCCTCTCCACAGTCCACGCCAACTCCCCGCGCGATGCGATCTCCCGGCTCGAAACGCTGGTGCTGATGGCGGGAATGGACCTTCCGCTGCGGGCCGTGCGTGAACAGATCGCCTCCGCCGTGGACGTGATCGTGCAGCTGACGCGCCTGCGTGACGGCACCCGGCGGGTCACCCACGTCACCGAAGTCCAGGGCATGGAAGGGGAAATCGTCACCCTCCAGGACGCCTTCATCTTCGACTACAGCGCCGGGGTGGACAGCAACGGCCGGTTCCTGGGAAAACCCGTCCCCACCGGCGTCCGACCCCGCTTCACCGACAGATTCACCGAGCTCGGCATCGAACTCTCCCCCCAGGTCTTCGGCACGGCCCCCGCCGCCGGTGGTCGGCGGTGA
- a CDS encoding type II secretion system F family protein, with product MNGPAGGATAAAPALLVLGLLLCCAALAAGYFAVLPPRPKVSVKRVVPAAGQQSRLAQLTAAATRIIEKLLHQLRGAPALATALEAAGLRMNPAEYIIIVASPTLIVAGFLLTAAGPLAAVCTLLAGGFAGRFLLGHLAGRRRAAFSAQLDDSLQLMASGLRAGHSLVRAVDALSTEAEAPTSEEFARIINETRLGRDVGQALEAAAERMQSEDFVWVAQAIAIHREVGGNLAEVLDQVGQTIRERNQIRRQIQTLSAEGRISALVLMVLPFGLGGILALITPGYLARFFEGPIGYAMMAAAAVFLIVGGLWLRKVIAFKF from the coding sequence GTGAACGGACCGGCCGGCGGCGCCACAGCGGCCGCGCCCGCACTGCTGGTCTTGGGCCTGCTGCTGTGCTGCGCCGCCCTCGCCGCCGGGTACTTCGCCGTCTTGCCCCCCCGGCCCAAGGTCTCCGTCAAACGTGTCGTCCCCGCCGCCGGGCAACAGTCCCGGCTGGCGCAGCTGACCGCCGCGGCGACCCGGATCATCGAAAAGCTGCTCCACCAGCTCCGGGGGGCGCCAGCCCTGGCCACCGCACTGGAAGCCGCCGGGCTCAGGATGAATCCGGCCGAATACATCATCATCGTCGCCTCGCCCACCCTGATCGTGGCCGGCTTCCTCCTCACGGCCGCCGGACCGCTGGCCGCTGTCTGCACCCTCCTGGCCGGCGGTTTCGCCGGAAGGTTCCTCCTGGGCCATCTGGCAGGGCGCCGCCGGGCCGCCTTCAGCGCCCAGCTCGATGATTCCCTCCAGCTCATGGCCAGCGGGCTGCGCGCCGGCCACAGCCTGGTGCGCGCCGTGGACGCGCTCTCCACCGAAGCCGAAGCGCCGACGTCGGAGGAATTCGCGCGCATCATCAATGAGACCCGCCTCGGCCGCGACGTCGGCCAGGCACTGGAAGCGGCGGCCGAACGCATGCAAAGCGAAGACTTCGTCTGGGTGGCCCAGGCCATCGCCATCCACCGGGAAGTGGGCGGGAACCTCGCCGAGGTCCTCGACCAGGTCGGCCAGACAATCCGCGAACGCAACCAGATCCGACGCCAAATCCAAACCCTCAGCGCCGAGGGACGCATCTCCGCCCTGGTCCTGATGGTCCTGCCCTTCGGGCTCGGCGGCATCCTGGCCCTCATCACCCCCGGCTACCTCGCCCGCTTCTTCGAAGGACCCATCGGCTACGCCATGATGGCCGCCGCCGCCGTGTTCCTGATCGTCGGCGGGCTCTGGCTGCGCAAAGTCATCGCCTTCAAGTTCTGA